A stretch of Caenibius tardaugens NBRC 16725 DNA encodes these proteins:
- a CDS encoding conjugal transfer protein TraG, translated as MSATKILWGQILIVFLIVLSTTWGATQYVAWSLGFQAQLGAPWFVLFGVPIYHPPIFFWWWFSYDAYAPAIFTKGAFIAASGGFIAIAVAIGMSVWRAREAKDVATYGSARWAEKEEVKAAGLLDPDGVVLGRYEREYLRHDGPEHVLCFAPTRSGKGVGLVVPSLLTWPGSAIVHDIKGENWTLTAGFRALHGRVLIFDPTNSKSSAYNPLLEVRRGEWEVRDVQNIADILVDPEGSLDKRSHWEKTSHSLLVGAILHVLYAGDDKTLAGVAAFLSDPKRPIESTLAAMMTTSHLGEAGPHPVIASAARELLNKSDNERSGVLSTAMSFLGLYRDPVVAEVTRRCDWRIADMVGGKRPTTLYLVVPPSDINRTKPLIRLILNQVGRRLTEDLQAKAGRHRLLLMLDEFPALGRLDFFESALAFMAGYGLKAFLIAQSLNQIEKAYGPNNSILDNCHVRVSFATNDERTAKRVSDALGTATEMKAMKNYAGHRLSPWLGHLMVSRSETARQLLTPGEIMQLPPTDEIVMVAGTPPIRAKKARYYEDARFRERLLVPPELKRTDKPRPDDWSSLPIPARPDATGAQPAIPSEDEDTTDSERRLQPELSRAKPVEKKEPIENEFEIELPDDIDEDSVRNQRMVRQVQGIARQVSLDPDDGMDL; from the coding sequence ATGTCCGCGACCAAAATCCTATGGGGACAGATTCTGATCGTCTTCCTCATCGTCCTCTCCACCACCTGGGGCGCGACGCAATATGTCGCCTGGAGCCTCGGGTTTCAGGCGCAGCTCGGAGCGCCCTGGTTCGTCCTCTTCGGCGTGCCGATCTACCATCCGCCCATCTTTTTCTGGTGGTGGTTCTCCTACGACGCCTACGCGCCCGCGATCTTCACCAAAGGCGCATTCATCGCCGCGTCCGGCGGCTTCATCGCCATCGCCGTCGCGATCGGCATGTCGGTCTGGCGCGCGCGTGAGGCCAAGGACGTCGCCACCTATGGCTCGGCGCGCTGGGCCGAGAAGGAAGAGGTGAAGGCCGCGGGGCTGCTCGATCCCGATGGCGTCGTGCTCGGCCGCTACGAGCGCGAGTATCTGCGCCATGACGGGCCGGAGCATGTGCTGTGCTTCGCCCCGACGCGATCGGGCAAAGGCGTCGGCCTTGTCGTGCCGTCATTGTTGACCTGGCCGGGCTCGGCCATCGTCCACGACATCAAGGGCGAGAACTGGACGCTGACGGCCGGCTTCCGCGCGCTCCATGGCCGCGTGCTCATCTTCGATCCGACCAACTCGAAATCATCGGCCTATAATCCCTTGCTCGAGGTGCGGCGCGGCGAGTGGGAAGTCCGCGACGTCCAGAATATCGCCGACATCCTCGTCGATCCCGAAGGCAGCCTCGACAAGCGGAGCCACTGGGAGAAAACCAGCCATTCGCTTCTGGTCGGCGCGATCCTGCATGTCCTCTACGCCGGGGACGACAAGACGCTAGCCGGCGTCGCCGCCTTCCTCTCCGATCCGAAGCGCCCGATCGAGTCGACGCTCGCCGCGATGATGACGACAAGCCATCTTGGTGAAGCGGGGCCGCACCCGGTCATCGCCAGCGCCGCGCGCGAGCTGCTCAACAAATCCGACAACGAACGCTCCGGCGTGCTGTCGACCGCCATGTCGTTTCTGGGTCTCTACCGCGATCCCGTCGTTGCCGAGGTGACGCGACGCTGCGATTGGCGGATCGCCGACATGGTGGGAGGCAAGCGCCCAACCACGCTCTACCTCGTCGTGCCGCCATCGGACATCAATCGCACCAAGCCGCTGATCCGCCTGATCCTCAATCAGGTCGGCCGCCGCCTGACCGAGGATCTGCAAGCCAAGGCCGGGCGGCATCGGCTGCTGCTCATGCTCGACGAGTTTCCGGCGCTGGGGCGGCTCGACTTCTTCGAGAGCGCTCTGGCCTTCATGGCGGGCTATGGCCTCAAAGCCTTCCTCATCGCCCAATCGCTGAACCAGATCGAAAAGGCATACGGCCCGAACAACTCCATCCTCGACAACTGCCATGTGCGCGTCAGCTTCGCCACGAACGACGAGCGCACCGCCAAACGTGTTTCCGACGCGCTCGGCACCGCGACCGAGATGAAGGCGATGAAGAACTATGCCGGGCATCGCCTGTCGCCTTGGCTTGGCCATCTGATGGTGTCGCGCTCGGAGACCGCCCGCCAGTTGCTGACACCGGGCGAGATCATGCAGCTCCCGCCGACCGACGAGATCGTCATGGTCGCCGGCACTCCGCCGATCCGCGCGAAGAAGGCCCGCTACTACGAGGATGCCCGGTTCCGCGAGCGTCTTCTGGTGCCGCCCGAATTGAAACGCACTGACAAACCGCGCCCGGACGACTGGAGCAGCTTGCCGATCCCGGCGCGGCCGGACGCGACCGGCGCGCAACCGGCGATCCCATCCGAGGACGAGGACACGACGGACTCCGAACGCCGGCTGCAACCCGAACTCAGCCGCGCCAAGCCGGTGGAGAAGAAGGAACCGATCGAAAACGAATTCGAGATCGAGCTACCCGACGACATCGACGAGGATTCCGTGCGCAATCAGCGCATGGTCCGCCAGGTCCAGGGGATTGCGCGGCAGGTTTCGCTCGACCCCGATGACGGCATGGACCTGTAA
- the trbE gene encoding conjugal transfer protein TrbE, whose amino-acid sequence MMNLSEYRRTASRLADFLPWAALVAEGVVLNKDGSFQRTAKFRGPDLDSAVAAELVAVASRINNAFRRLGSGWSIFVEAQRSEAATYPNSLLPDPASGLVDAERKADFEEAGAHFVSGYYLTFLYLPPAEEAARAESWLYEGRERAGIDPNEILRTFTDRTDRVLALLDGFMPECAWLDDSETLTYLHSTVSTKRHRVRVPETPVYLDALLADQPLTGGLEPRLGGDHLRILTIVGFPTATTPGLLDDLNRLAFPYRWSTRAILIDKTDATRLLTKIRRQWFAKRKSIAAILKEVMTNEASALVDTDASNKAADADMALQELGADVAGMAYVTATITVWDADPRIADEKLRLAEKVIQGRDFTAMVETVNAVDAWLGSLPGHAYANVRQPPISTLNLAHMIPLSAVWAGPERDEHFGAPPLLYGKTEGSTPFRLSLHVGDVGHTLVVGPTGAGKSVLLALMALQFRRYPQAQVFAFDFGGSIRAAALAMGGDWHDLGGGLTEGDDFSVSLQPLARIDDTYERAWAADWLVAILMREGITITPEVKEHIWTALTSLASAPVGERTITGLSVLLQSNDIKQALRPYCVGGAYGRLLDAEVEHLGHADVQAFEIEGLVGIGAAPAVLSYLFHRIGDRLDGRPTLLIIDEGWLALDDEGFAGQLREWLKTLRKKNASVIFATQSLSDIDNSNIAPAIIESCPTRLLLPNERAIEPQITAIYRRFGLNDRQIEILARATPKRDYYCQSRRGNRLFELGLSEVGLALCAASSKSDQSLIASLVAEHGRAGFLAAWLRARDTGWAADLIPNFPEAEKES is encoded by the coding sequence ATGATGAACCTTTCCGAATATCGCCGCACGGCTTCACGCCTTGCCGATTTCCTGCCCTGGGCGGCGCTCGTCGCCGAAGGCGTCGTGCTCAACAAGGACGGCAGTTTCCAGAGGACGGCGAAGTTTCGCGGTCCCGATCTCGATAGCGCCGTCGCCGCCGAGCTGGTCGCCGTCGCATCCCGCATCAACAACGCCTTTCGCCGTCTCGGCTCCGGCTGGTCGATTTTCGTGGAGGCGCAGCGCTCCGAGGCCGCGACCTATCCGAACAGCCTGCTGCCCGATCCGGCCTCCGGGCTGGTCGATGCCGAGCGCAAGGCCGATTTCGAGGAAGCAGGCGCGCACTTCGTGTCAGGCTATTACCTGACCTTCCTCTATCTGCCCCCCGCCGAGGAAGCCGCCCGTGCGGAAAGCTGGCTCTATGAGGGCCGCGAGCGCGCCGGTATCGATCCGAACGAGATTCTGCGCACCTTCACCGACCGCACCGACCGCGTGCTGGCGCTGCTCGACGGTTTCATGCCCGAATGCGCCTGGCTCGATGACAGCGAGACGCTGACCTATCTCCACTCGACTGTCTCGACCAAGCGGCACCGCGTCCGCGTTCCCGAAACCCCGGTCTATCTCGACGCGCTGCTGGCCGATCAGCCGCTCACCGGCGGGCTGGAGCCGCGCCTCGGCGGCGATCATCTGCGCATCCTCACCATTGTCGGCTTTCCGACCGCGACGACGCCCGGCCTGCTCGACGACTTGAACAGGCTGGCCTTTCCCTATCGCTGGTCGACCCGCGCGATCCTGATCGACAAGACCGACGCGACCAGGCTGCTGACCAAGATCAGGCGGCAATGGTTCGCCAAACGCAAGTCGATCGCGGCGATCCTCAAAGAGGTCATGACCAACGAGGCGTCCGCCCTCGTGGACACCGACGCCTCCAACAAGGCCGCCGACGCCGACATGGCCTTGCAGGAGCTGGGGGCCGATGTGGCGGGCATGGCCTATGTCACGGCCACCATCACCGTTTGGGATGCCGATCCCCGCATTGCCGACGAGAAATTGCGTCTCGCCGAAAAGGTGATCCAGGGCCGCGACTTCACGGCGATGGTCGAGACCGTCAACGCGGTGGACGCCTGGCTCGGCAGTCTGCCCGGCCACGCCTACGCGAACGTCCGCCAGCCTCCTATCAGCACTTTGAATCTCGCCCACATGATCCCGCTGTCGGCGGTGTGGGCGGGGCCGGAACGGGACGAGCATTTCGGTGCGCCCCCCTTGCTTTACGGCAAGACCGAAGGCTCGACCCCGTTCCGGTTATCCCTTCATGTCGGCGATGTCGGCCATACGCTTGTCGTCGGCCCGACCGGCGCGGGCAAGTCCGTGCTGCTGGCGCTCATGGCCTTGCAGTTCCGGCGCTATCCGCAAGCCCAAGTCTTCGCCTTCGATTTCGGTGGCAGCATCCGGGCTGCCGCGCTTGCCATGGGCGGCGACTGGCACGACCTGGGCGGCGGGCTGACCGAGGGCGACGACTTCTCCGTCTCGCTTCAGCCGCTCGCCCGCATCGACGACACCTATGAACGCGCCTGGGCGGCCGACTGGCTGGTGGCGATCCTCATGCGCGAGGGCATCACCATCACGCCAGAGGTGAAGGAGCACATCTGGACGGCGCTGACTTCGCTCGCATCGGCCCCGGTCGGGGAACGCACGATCACCGGCCTGTCGGTCCTGCTTCAGTCGAACGACATCAAGCAGGCGCTCCGGCCCTATTGCGTCGGGGGAGCCTATGGCCGTCTGCTCGACGCCGAGGTCGAACATCTCGGTCACGCCGACGTGCAGGCGTTCGAGATCGAGGGGCTGGTCGGGATCGGCGCGGCCCCGGCCGTCTTGTCCTACCTGTTTCACCGTATCGGCGACCGGCTCGACGGCCGCCCGACGCTGCTCATCATCGACGAGGGCTGGCTTGCGCTCGACGATGAAGGTTTCGCCGGCCAACTCCGCGAATGGCTCAAAACGCTGCGCAAGAAGAACGCCAGCGTCATCTTCGCCACGCAATCGCTATCCGACATCGACAACAGCAATATCGCGCCGGCCATCATCGAAAGCTGCCCGACGCGGCTGTTGCTGCCGAACGAACGCGCGATCGAGCCGCAGATCACCGCCATCTATCGGCGCTTCGGTCTCAATGACCGGCAGATCGAAATCCTCGCGCGGGCGACGCCCAAGCGGGACTACTACTGCCAGTCGCGGCGCGGCAATCGCCTGTTCGAGCTGGGCCTGTCGGAAGTCGGCCTCGCGCTCTGCGCCGCATCCTCGAAATCCGACCAATCCCTGATCGCCAGTCTCGTCGCCGAACACGGACGCGCCGGCTTCCTCGCCGCGTGGCTGCGCGCCCGCGACACCGGCTGGGCAGCCGACCTCATCCCGAATTTCCCCGAAGCCGAAAAGGAGTCCTGA
- a CDS encoding relaxase/mobilization nuclease domain-containing protein, which yields MADDSEIRVRPGRIRSTRAQQARPFISQALAAAQKAGGRVSRSGKITPGNRSRFGRGQRASIQANRLLTGRSRIVVIKTRVVRHSARAAPLAAHLSYLRRDGVTRDGEKARLFGPEGDNVDARDFAERCEDDRHHFRFIVSPEDAVDMADLKDHASELMGQMEKDLGTKLDWVGVDHWNTDNPHVHIILRGRTDDGQDLVISRDYIKEGMRARAQDLVTQELGQRTDLEINRNLERQVEAERWTQLDRQLVRDAGKSGIIDLAPQPGQQPDEFHALKVGRLRTLEIRGLAGQVGHQQWFIKAEAESTLRELGERGDIIKRMHRALTERDIERGSASYVLAGESLDVPVIGRLVERGLDDELRGTAYAVVDGVDGRTHHIKLPHLDATGDSPPGSIVELRAYEDARGERRVALAVRSDLDLQHQVSATGATWLDRQSIAREPVAMSDGGFGAEVRQAMRQRAEHLVGEGLAEQQGRRVIFSRNLIDTLRRREVDAVTDRLAKEMGQPFKPAGNGEYVAGTYRQRLTLASGRFAMIDDGLGFQLVPWSPSLDKQLGRHVSGVARDGGGVDWDFGRKRGLGL from the coding sequence ATGGCCGATGACAGCGAAATCCGCGTCCGGCCGGGGCGCATCCGCTCGACCCGCGCGCAACAAGCCCGGCCCTTTATTTCTCAGGCGCTCGCCGCCGCGCAAAAGGCCGGGGGGCGCGTCTCCCGCTCCGGCAAGATCACGCCCGGCAACCGCTCGCGCTTCGGGCGCGGCCAGCGCGCCAGCATCCAGGCCAACCGGCTGCTCACCGGCCGCTCGCGCATCGTCGTCATCAAGACCCGCGTGGTCCGCCATAGCGCACGCGCCGCGCCGCTGGCTGCGCACCTCTCATATCTGCGCCGCGACGGCGTGACCCGAGACGGGGAGAAGGCGCGGCTGTTCGGGCCTGAAGGCGACAATGTGGACGCCCGCGACTTCGCGGAGCGCTGCGAGGACGACCGCCATCATTTCCGTTTCATCGTCTCGCCCGAGGACGCTGTGGATATGGCCGACCTCAAAGACCACGCCAGCGAGCTGATGGGGCAGATGGAAAAAGATCTGGGCACCAAGCTCGATTGGGTCGGCGTCGATCACTGGAACACCGACAATCCCCATGTCCATATCATCCTGCGCGGCCGCACCGATGACGGCCAGGACCTCGTGATCTCTCGCGATTACATCAAGGAGGGAATGCGCGCCCGCGCGCAGGATCTCGTCACCCAGGAACTCGGCCAGCGCACCGATCTGGAGATCAACCGCAATCTGGAGCGGCAGGTCGAAGCCGAACGCTGGACGCAGCTCGACCGGCAGCTTGTCCGCGACGCCGGCAAGTCAGGTATCATCGACCTCGCGCCGCAGCCCGGCCAGCAGCCGGACGAATTCCATGCGCTGAAGGTCGGCCGGCTCCGCACCCTCGAAATCCGCGGGCTGGCCGGACAGGTCGGACACCAGCAATGGTTCATCAAGGCCGAGGCCGAATCCACGCTTCGCGAACTCGGCGAGCGCGGCGACATCATCAAGCGGATGCACCGCGCGCTGACCGAACGCGACATCGAGCGCGGCTCGGCCAGTTATGTCCTCGCCGGCGAGAGCCTCGACGTTCCCGTCATCGGCCGCCTGGTCGAGCGCGGCCTCGACGACGAGCTGAGAGGAACGGCCTACGCCGTGGTCGACGGCGTGGACGGCCGCACCCATCACATCAAGCTGCCGCATCTCGACGCCACCGGCGACAGCCCGCCCGGATCGATCGTCGAGCTGCGCGCCTATGAGGATGCGCGGGGCGAGCGCCGCGTTGCGCTCGCCGTCCGCTCCGATCTCGATCTCCAGCATCAGGTGAGCGCCACCGGCGCGACCTGGCTCGACAGGCAATCCATCGCCCGCGAACCCGTCGCCATGTCCGACGGCGGCTTCGGCGCCGAGGTGCGCCAGGCGATGCGGCAGCGCGCGGAGCACCTGGTCGGCGAAGGTCTCGCCGAACAACAGGGCCGCCGCGTCATCTTCAGCCGTAACCTGATCGATACGCTTCGCCGCCGCGAGGTGGATGCTGTGACCGACCGGCTGGCGAAGGAGATGGGCCAACCGTTCAAACCGGCCGGAAACGGCGAATACGTCGCCGGCACCTATCGCCAGCGCCTGACGCTCGCATCGGGCCGCTTCGCCATGATCGACGACGGCCTCGGCTTCCAGCTCGTGCCCTGGTCGCCATCCCTCGACAAGCAGCTCGGCCGCCATGTCTCCGGCGTCGCCCGCGACGGCGGCGGCGTCGATTGGGATTTCGGGCGCAAGCGCGGCCTCGGCCTCTAG
- a CDS encoding TrbC/VirB2 family protein codes for MIRIPMRVRRTVATVAAIAYVNLILVPAAHASGSSMPWEAPLQKILESIEGPVAKIVAVIIIIATGLALAFGDTSGGFRKLIQIVFGLSIAFAASSFFLSFFSFGGGALV; via the coding sequence ATGATCCGCATCCCCATGCGCGTTCGCCGCACCGTCGCGACCGTTGCCGCCATCGCCTACGTCAATCTCATCCTCGTCCCGGCCGCCCATGCCTCCGGCTCCTCGATGCCGTGGGAAGCGCCGCTCCAGAAAATCCTCGAATCCATCGAGGGGCCGGTCGCCAAGATCGTCGCGGTCATCATCATCATCGCCACCGGCCTCGCGCTCGCCTTCGGCGACACGTCGGGCGGCTTCCGCAAGCTGATCCAGATCGTGTTCGGCCTGTCGATCGCCTTCGCGGCGTCGAGCTTCTTCCTGTCGTTCTTCTCGTTCGGCGGCGGGGCGCTCGTCTGA
- the trbB gene encoding P-type conjugative transfer ATPase TrbB — translation MLRTALGAAIARFLEDPAVVEVMLNPDGRIWIDRLSEGLADTGEVLSTADGERIVRLVAHHVGAEVHARSPRVSAELPETGERFEGLLPPVVAAPAFAIRKPAVAVFTLDDYVAAGIMSAEQANILRRAVADRANILVAGGTSTGKTTLTNALLAEVAKGADRVVIIEDTRELQCAAPNLVSMRTKEGVATLSDLVRSSLRLRPDRIPIGEVRGSEALDLLKAWGTGHPGGIGTIHAGSGIGALRRLEQLIQEAVVTVPRALIAETIDLVAVLSGRGSARRLTELARVEGLGPDGDYRISPATPNSTGDPS, via the coding sequence ATGTTGCGCACGGCGCTTGGGGCCGCCATCGCGCGCTTTCTCGAAGACCCCGCCGTCGTCGAGGTGATGCTGAACCCGGACGGGCGCATCTGGATCGACCGCCTTTCCGAAGGGCTGGCCGATACGGGTGAAGTGCTGTCGACCGCCGATGGCGAGCGCATCGTGCGCCTGGTCGCGCACCATGTCGGCGCGGAAGTTCACGCCCGGTCCCCGCGCGTCTCGGCCGAACTCCCCGAAACCGGCGAGCGGTTCGAGGGGCTGTTGCCGCCCGTTGTCGCAGCACCCGCATTCGCCATCCGCAAGCCCGCCGTCGCGGTGTTCACGCTCGACGATTACGTCGCCGCCGGCATCATGTCGGCCGAACAGGCGAACATCCTGCGCCGCGCCGTCGCTGACCGCGCCAACATCCTCGTCGCAGGCGGCACCTCCACCGGCAAGACCACGCTGACCAACGCGCTGCTCGCCGAGGTGGCGAAGGGCGCCGATCGTGTCGTCATCATCGAGGACACGCGCGAGCTGCAATGCGCCGCGCCGAACCTCGTTTCCATGCGGACGAAGGAAGGCGTCGCCACGCTTTCCGATCTCGTCCGGTCCTCGCTGCGCCTGCGTCCCGACCGCATTCCGATTGGCGAAGTGCGCGGCTCCGAAGCCCTCGACCTGCTCAAAGCATGGGGAACGGGACACCCCGGCGGCATCGGCACGATCCACGCCGGGAGCGGCATCGGCGCGCTGCGCCGGCTCGAACAACTCATTCAGGAAGCCGTCGTCACGGTCCCGCGCGCGCTGATCGCGGAGACCATCGACCTCGTTGCCGTCCTCTCCGGCCGCGGCTCCGCGCGCCGGCTGACCGAACTCGCTCGCGTCGAAGGGCTCGGCCCGGACGGGGATTACCGCATCAGCCCCGCAACCCCCAACAGCACTGGAGATCCTTCATGA
- a CDS encoding lytic transglycosylase domain-containing protein, with the protein MLAPIISMLTGRRRDRAGSACRHAVLLCFGVLAVCAGPTGATAQSAPIARPAAVDPYAAHITEAAQRFGIPERWIRAVLRAESAGDMRAISAAGALGLMQVMPDTWAALRVRYRLGRDPYDPHDNIMAGAAYLREMWDRYGDVGAMLAAYNAGPGRYDDRRSTGRALPAETRAYVAALAPVLGGAVAPETPAAQPAPPPDWREAAIFVVRSIDARPAASLSANRHSDDSRSSVTAGPSDPTAASDSPLVVARSDPGAHP; encoded by the coding sequence ATGCTGGCTCCGATCATTTCCATGCTCACTGGCCGGCGTCGTGACAGGGCCGGATCGGCATGTCGCCATGCCGTTCTCTTGTGCTTCGGCGTGCTCGCGGTCTGCGCCGGGCCGACCGGGGCAACAGCGCAGTCCGCGCCGATCGCGCGTCCGGCCGCCGTCGATCCTTACGCCGCCCACATCACCGAGGCGGCGCAGCGGTTCGGCATTCCCGAACGATGGATTCGCGCCGTGCTGCGTGCCGAGAGCGCAGGCGACATGCGCGCGATCTCGGCGGCGGGTGCGCTGGGGCTGATGCAGGTCATGCCCGACACCTGGGCCGCCTTGCGTGTACGCTACCGTCTCGGCCGCGATCCTTACGACCCGCACGACAACATCATGGCGGGCGCGGCCTATCTGCGCGAGATGTGGGACCGCTACGGCGATGTCGGCGCTATGCTCGCGGCCTACAACGCCGGGCCGGGCCGCTACGACGACCGTCGCTCGACGGGCCGCGCATTACCGGCTGAAACGCGGGCCTACGTCGCCGCGCTCGCTCCAGTTCTCGGCGGCGCGGTTGCTCCCGAAACGCCGGCCGCGCAACCCGCACCGCCGCCCGATTGGCGCGAGGCAGCGATCTTCGTGGTGCGCTCGATCGACGCTCGCCCCGCAGCCTCGCTGTCGGCCAATCGGCATTCGGACGACAGCCGTTCCTCCGTCACGGCGGGGCCGTCCGATCCGACTGCTGCATCGGATTCGCCCCTCGTCGTCGCACGCTCCGACCCTGGAGCGCATCCATGA
- a CDS encoding DUF2840 domain-containing protein — protein MTGAAAPRVRGGPPPSALTHDRMTHVELTWIEKKIEYWIRFGREAAEQIIDRRQRVVSFRPNTVFAFVRWAANDFGTIISRIDIVRAVEPGEAYQTLPFVRPGGEILLKIEGWPKVEDVLRHVDAIEAIGIDADAVSPEHWRHVHNRMAAGHQPRAYTLDQHRAFLLRGKVRP, from the coding sequence ATGACCGGCGCCGCGGCTCCCCGCGTGCGCGGCGGCCCGCCGCCGTCCGCACTCACCCATGATCGCATGACCCACGTCGAACTGACGTGGATCGAGAAGAAGATCGAATACTGGATCAGGTTCGGCCGTGAAGCCGCCGAACAGATCATCGACCGCCGCCAGCGCGTCGTCTCCTTCCGGCCAAACACCGTCTTCGCCTTCGTGCGATGGGCGGCCAACGACTTCGGCACGATCATCTCGCGCATCGACATCGTGCGCGCCGTCGAGCCGGGCGAGGCATACCAGACGCTGCCCTTCGTGCGGCCTGGCGGCGAAATCCTGCTGAAGATCGAAGGCTGGCCGAAGGTCGAGGACGTGCTGCGCCACGTCGATGCGATCGAGGCGATCGGCATCGATGCGGACGCCGTTTCGCCGGAACACTGGCGGCACGTCCACAACCGGATGGCCGCCGGTCATCAGCCCCGCGCCTATACGCTCGACCAGCACCGCGCCTTCCTCCTTCGCGGGAAGGTCCGGCCATGA
- a CDS encoding ribbon-helix-helix protein, with translation MTGRVEKRGFATRPADPEQWIKTAESPPRAAEASAYTARLTIDVTPELRGRIKIAAFGRGVTVADMLRELLAREFPPTPGDPT, from the coding sequence ATGACGGGCCGCGTCGAGAAGCGCGGCTTCGCCACGCGCCCGGCCGATCCCGAACAATGGATCAAGACGGCCGAGAGCCCGCCGCGCGCAGCCGAGGCGAGCGCCTACACGGCCCGGCTCACCATCGACGTGACGCCCGAGCTGCGCGGCCGGATCAAGATCGCGGCCTTCGGGCGCGGCGTCACGGTCGCCGACATGCTGCGTGAGCTGCTCGCCCGCGAATTTCCCCCAACCCCAGGAGACCCCACATGA
- a CDS encoding DUF736 domain-containing protein, protein MPNLLFEPTTNGYTGRVRLFGINEAIVLVSADPSDAESAPDYRIHLDDEDGPEIGAGWKRVGERAGDYIALEIDSPLFLTVFRPALFQADDEGRTFRLAWKRPRPREDRS, encoded by the coding sequence ATGCCCAATCTGCTCTTTGAACCCACCACCAACGGCTACACCGGCCGCGTTCGCCTGTTCGGCATCAACGAGGCGATCGTGCTCGTCAGCGCCGATCCAAGCGACGCCGAGAGCGCCCCGGATTACCGCATCCACCTCGACGACGAGGACGGCCCCGAGATCGGTGCCGGCTGGAAACGTGTCGGCGAACGCGCCGGCGATTACATCGCCCTGGAGATCGACAGCCCGCTCTTTCTCACCGTATTTCGTCCGGCACTGTTCCAGGCCGACGACGAAGGCCGCACGTTCCGGCTGGCGTGGAAGCGGCCCCGACCGCGCGAGGATCGGAGCTGA
- a CDS encoding VirB3 family type IV secretion system protein yields MAVAFEQLDVPGFTVPVHRALTEHILLGGAPRSIAILNGTLAGAVGLGLRLWLVGIAIWAIGHFAAVWAAKRDPLFVEVGRRHLRIPGHLSV; encoded by the coding sequence ATGGCCGTCGCCTTCGAGCAACTGGACGTGCCGGGATTCACCGTCCCGGTTCACCGCGCACTGACCGAGCACATCCTGCTCGGCGGTGCGCCGCGTTCCATCGCGATCCTCAACGGGACGCTGGCCGGGGCCGTGGGCCTCGGCCTGCGCCTCTGGCTGGTCGGCATCGCCATCTGGGCCATCGGCCACTTCGCCGCCGTCTGGGCCGCCAAGCGCGATCCGCTCTTCGTCGAAGTCGGGCGCAGGCATCTGCGCATCCCCGGTCATCTGTCGGTCTGA
- a CDS encoding S26 family signal peptidase, which yields MTRAGLFLVTALATMGIGYPALTPMPIKLMWNASASAPIGLYSIDDDGPFDVTDLVAVDAPEPLATFLAERGYLPKGVPLLKRILGVSGQTVCRSNLTIAVDGVEMGDALPRDRAGRDLPVWQGCRRIQTGEVFLMNWQVRDSLDGRYFGLTSTDQIIGHAIPLWTDEEGDGRFEWRAPTH from the coding sequence ATGACACGTGCCGGCCTCTTCCTCGTCACGGCCCTTGCCACGATGGGCATCGGCTATCCGGCGCTCACGCCGATGCCGATCAAGCTGATGTGGAACGCATCGGCGAGCGCGCCCATCGGCCTCTACTCCATCGACGACGACGGGCCGTTCGACGTCACCGATCTTGTCGCCGTCGACGCGCCGGAGCCGCTCGCAACTTTCCTCGCAGAGCGCGGCTATCTGCCCAAGGGCGTCCCACTGCTGAAGCGCATCCTCGGCGTTTCAGGGCAGACGGTTTGCCGCTCGAACCTCACCATAGCCGTCGATGGCGTCGAAATGGGCGATGCCCTGCCGCGTGATCGCGCCGGGCGCGATCTGCCCGTCTGGCAGGGCTGCCGCCGCATCCAGACCGGCGAAGTCTTCCTCATGAACTGGCAGGTCCGCGACAGCCTCGACGGTCGCTACTTCGGCCTGACCTCCACCGACCAGATCATCGGCCACGCGATCCCGCTGTGGACCGACGAAGAAGGCGACGGCCGCTTCGAATGGCGCGCGCCGACGCACTGA